The Bos indicus isolate NIAB-ARS_2022 breed Sahiwal x Tharparkar chromosome X, NIAB-ARS_B.indTharparkar_mat_pri_1.0, whole genome shotgun sequence genome has a window encoding:
- the LOC109554896 gene encoding ras-related protein Rab-21, translated as MELEAILLSITGEEGEAIRGRRSGRCSPLPRFLTWCPGPCTLRLSPRRFQASPGGAVGSASGAGGRRCVGAARAAAVKVPRWLWGAWRGGDATGWLRPAAAGRTYSFKVVLLGEGCVGKTSLVLCYCENKFNDKHITTLQASFLTKKLNIGGKRVNLAIWDTAGQERFHALGPIYYRDSNGAILVYDITDEDSFQKVKNWVKELRKMLGNEICLCIVGNKVDLEKERHVSIQEAESYAESVGAKHYHTSAKQNKGIEELFLDLCKRMIETAQVDERAKGNGSSQPGAARRGVQIIDDEPQAQSVGGGCCSSG; from the coding sequence GAGGAAGGAGAGGCCATTAGAGGGAGGCGGAGCGGGCGCTGCTCGCCTCTCCCCAGGTTCCTGACGTGGTGCCCGGGGCCCTGCACTCTCAGACTTTCCCCTCGGCGCTTCCAGGCCTCTCCCGGAGGCGCAGTGGGGTCGGCGTCCGGGGCGGGGGGGCGCCGGTGCGTGGGGGCTGCGCGGGCCGCGGCTGTGAAGGTGCCGCGGTGGCTGTGGGGAGCTTGGCGCGGCGGGGACGCGACGGGATGGCTGCGGCCGGCGGCGGCGGGCCGAACCTACTCGTTCAAGGTGGTGTTGCTGGGGGAAGGCTGCGTGGGGAAGACATCGCTGGTGCTGTGCTACTGCGAGAACAAGTTCAACGACAAGCACATCACCACCCTGCAGGCATCATTCTtaacaaagaagttaaatattGGTGGGAAGAGAGTAAATCTTGCTATATGGGATACAGCAGGTCAAGAGAGATTCCACGCATTGGGTCCCATTTACTACAGAGATTCAAATGGAGCTATTTTAGTTTATGATATAACAGATGAAGATTCTTTTCAGAAGGTTAAAAACTGGGTGAAAGAATTACGGAAAATGTTGGGAAACGAAATCTGTTTATGTATAGTAGGTAATAAAGTAGACTTGGAGAAGGAGAGACATGTTTCCATTCAAGAAGCAGAATCGTATGCAGAATCTGTGGGAGCAAAACATTATCACACTTCAGCCAAACAGAACAAAGGAATTGAGGAACTCTTTCTTGACCTTTGTAAAAGAATGATAGAAACTGCACAAGTGGATGAGAGGGCAAAAGGCAATGGCTCCAGTCAGCCAGGAGCTGCAAGGCGAGGTGTACAGATTATTGATGATGAACCTCAAGCCCAGAGCGTTGGCGGAGGGTGCTGTTCTTCTGGATAA